In Cicer arietinum cultivar CDC Frontier isolate Library 1 chromosome 7, Cicar.CDCFrontier_v2.0, whole genome shotgun sequence, the genomic window GCgggtttagatttttttaatgcgatatatataatttattaatgtattaattttgtaaataggTAAGGTTATAAGAAGAATAAATAAGATAGAAGAAATTGAAGAGtttgtaattaaataagtatttttacttttgaaataatatgattaaaacaatattttacaaAAGTTTAATCATAGGTTGAATTTAAGCTCCgtctataatttatataatttaacctCATGGACATAGAATATTAACCATAATTTAagtgaaaatttatataattgataatcgtaaactatatttttattaaagtatataagttatctgagtaaaaaatatatatataaattatatagaaATTATTAAAAGTGTAAGATTTTTTCTGCCgcgttttaaaatatttcaaaaatgcTAATGATAAATACATGTATGAATAACTATTAAGAGAAAAGGACATCAAAATCACTTATTAGATTGACTAATTGTTATTTGTGCAGGTAAATATATGCGTCGgtgcaataataataataaaaaagtacaaatgttgtatattgattatttttaataaataaataattatttaaaattatatgaatgttttatcaattatattactaatttttataaaaatatttttgtttcatattatttatttatttttgtttaaaccTTCTAAATTGTGTATTTGTAATGGAGTATTATTGGGTTTTAAGTTGTAGTGATTATGTTTTCATAGATTTTATAGTCATTTAAGAtgatatgttataattatttaaatataattaaaatgtaatGATCTATTTATGTGTAATGAATTACACAGAGTAACTTACATTGAAACTAAGTTTGTTATaagagttataatttttattattagttttaattatagagttatgaaattaaattatgatgATTATTCTTTAATTATATACTTTGCGGTCATTTAAGATGgtcattatattttaattattaaaatattgtaatgtatttaaatgtaatgaattatcaataataatttaatttgaaatttaataattatgttttttaatcaTAACTATGTATTCATAGTTATGGTATAAAGTTATAGAGAATAATTATTCTTTAGAAATAAGGTTAGTTTTTTGGGTTtatcataagttttttttaatcaaattcatctTATTCAAAAAAGCGTCAAATTATAAGCAtgaataaattgtattttcttaattatttgtcttttcttcttctttgtggTATTAAGATGGTTgtcacattttaattattaaaatattataatgtatTTAAAATGTACTGAATTACCTATAGTAActtaatatgaaattaagtttgtaatactagttatgtttgttattattatttttttaatcgtAGAGATGCATGAGTTACTTCTTATGGTTGAACCGGTACCAAAACAAATTTGCTATGCTATTtgacattgtaattttttagttaaagtgaACCGTAGTACTTGTTTATATCTagttatctattatatatagttgaattaaaattctaaaaaaaaataaaggaattgAAAATGTCATAAGAATTCAAAAATACTCAAGAGACTCttagttaaagaaaaataaattattcgtATCCAAAAGAAAATGTGTTGTTCATGCTAAAATAGAACTGAAACACATATactaaaaaaaggaaaaatagaagatgAGTCAAATTAaatggagaaagaaaatgaactAAGGATAAACTTTGACCCAATTTATAACTTCCTTGAAAAGTTTACATAATCTCACATTTTCCAATTGATATTTGGGGTGAAAATTGAGAAATCATATTAGATTAGATCTGCatagataaaaaagaaaaaagaaaaaaatagaagacCGATAAAATttaagtgaagaaaaaaaataacctGATTTGACCCAACCGAGAAAGTCAGTAAGAGGTTACACAATCTCATATTTCCCATTGATACTTGAGTGAGAATTGAGAAACCATGAAAGAATTGAGAAACCGAGAAAGCCCTAAGGGcttgtttgattgtgttttactttttagtttttgaaaattattttataaataaatttttgaaaactgtttttaaaaagaaaatataaaaaaaaattgtttaaaaactccaatttttaaaacaatttttgactAGAGTTAAAAAacctgaaaaataaaaagtaaaacaacatttatctgttttgtttttttaattttaaaaagtataatattaaaaatagttttacataacagtttttaaaaacaagtaattcaaacaagttttttagtttttaaattttaaaatactaaaatagagtttttgagATGTGAATCAAACAAGTCCTTAAATGTTGTGTAAACTACAAAACTTTTTATCTAAAATGTGTTCTCCACCAAAGTTTAAGAGTGAAAGGAAAGAATTATTCTTGAGATATCATAAGATATGATGTATTTTGTTATCAACTAATCTGAATATACAAAGTTAAAAATAGAGGAGCACCGAAAGATGATTGAAGTaagaagataataaaataattttcatgagAACCTTtgatagtaaaattattttcgtgaataaattttttgtgtGGGTtctcaacatatatatatatgatgatgTGTTTTGagaaacaaaagaaataaaaggtGTAAGATGAATTGTAGAAACATATGAAGAGTGTCACCACATAGGAATATTAGTGATATAGAACAAATGTTATGATGTGGCAAGTAAGTGTGTGATATATCAATCAATAGAGTTGTaagtttgttttaatatattataatagattaatAAGAAAATGTACCTAACTTTTACCctataattaaaatttgcaTGAAAATGAAATGAACTTTATTTGAATAAGACCCAAAATTTGGCTGTTCACAATGGTTGATACATGAACTTATTGTTAATGGCATTTGAATTTACAATCCTGTTCCATCTTCTCAAAAAGGCTCAAGTATTGTTATCAATCTATAGAGTATAAATATACATTGTTAGTGTCAGGGTATATATagtatgaaattaataatatcttgccttattaaaaatatattatgaataatACTAGCTACAAAAGTTTCCTTTCTTCTTGGATTGATTTGAATATCCTGGCTGCTGATTCACTTGCTGATTTTGCATTATGAGGAAGAGCTTTGATTACTCTTGATTGGTTTTCAACACGTGTGTCGCGATCCGATGATGGCCAAAGCGTCGGCGCAACCGGAAACAAAGGAAGTTCATCAACTCCTTTCATTCTCTTAGATGGACTACTAGCTCTACTTATTTGTAATTCTTTATTATCTTCATATGATTGATAATTTGAAATGTTTCTTGACATTACTTGGCTTATCTGAGTTGACATGTTAGATGATGGCGTTTGATACATGAATTCTGCATTTGATTGGTGATTTTTAGTACCATAATTAGATTGCTCCATTTGTTCAATAGCTGAAGCTGATATAGATCTATGCATGAATGATGTTGGTAACAATTGTGGTAATGATGAACTAGAAAAGATTCCAACTTTTTGATGACAATTTGTACCAAGAGATTGATCTAAAACATCCTTGTTTCCTGGATTCAGGCTTAGTGAACTGCAGGCGCCGAATAACGGTGCCACGAGGCTTGAATTCGGAGGACATGGTCCGATGATTGGCTTGTATACAAGTCCTTCAGATGGTGACATGACAGGAACTAACCATTGATTTGCTGGTGGAGGAGGGTAGACAATGTTTGGTGATTGTTTGgaatttgagttttttatatCATTAGAGGCTAATGCAAGGTTTCCTAAATGATGATTGACATAATTTGGGAGATGATTATGTTCTTTGGTTATGTTGTTGACACTAGGAAGGTGAATATTTCCAACAACattgtttttaatgtcatcggACGTCGCGGCTTTTTCGGACTTGTCGTCGAGTTTCTTGGGAGAGGATGTTATTATTGGTGACTTGTCTTCAAATAATAGATGAGGTGACCCTGCAATTAATCTTTGCACCTGTTTTTATAAGATATGGCTTAATCACTTTTAATTTGAATGCAACATATATATTCAAGAGAAGAAATAATAGTTGATAATATATAGTATGTGAATTACCTTTATAAGTCTATGTAACTCAAACACTTGCATGAGGAATATTCGCTGTTGACTGAATGTAGCAATGTTAGTGTTATGTCGATACTGAATGTAGCAATGTTAGTGTTATGCCGATGGAGAGAAAAAATCAgacatttgaaaaatatattgaatgtgTGAAATACTGGTAGAAGCATTTGTGAGACTGTTTGAGggaacatataaaaatattttacgcATTTGTGAGACTGTTTGAGCGAACATATAGAAATAGTTTACGACATGTCGACAAACAGCTTATTTCATAAGATTTTTAGAATGACTTATGAATACAACTTATAACTTATACAAAAATAGTTTGGTTTTATTTCATCATTTGTTACAGAAAGAACTTGTACAAACACAAATATTTATACGATAAGCTCTAATGCTATAAGGGCTTAGTTAATATGTTTATCCAAATAGTGCCTAAGAATTGAGAAAGAGATTAAAACAAATTATCACATGAAAAACCATGAACTGGAGTTTTCAGAAACTTATAGGTTTATAATATGTAAAAAACATTAAACTCAGCACAATTCAGATGTCatgtaaatttaattagtttaacaAAAAAGACAGAAAGTCCAAATCATGAACACATAATACTAAACAGAAAAACTTACTTGATGATAGTTTTTCTTGTGTTCCAAAATTGCTTATCACCTATAAGTCCAACAACATCATCAGGGGAGATATCCATACCAAATCTATATGCTGATCTTGGTTTATTCAATGCATCATAATTTCTATCAGTCTCCTCATCTTTACTCCTCTCTCTCTTGCCACCAAAGAAGGACCTTCTACCGATTTCTAACTCACCCAAAATTCTTTCGACATCACTCTTTGCTGGTTTCTCCATGCAATGATcctttaatttgattttttctaCAAATCCTGCATGATCTTCATGTCTATTACCATTGCTACCTTTCAATGTTTTCAAACTAtctattgaaatattttttgtttcttccTTCATTGATCTATGTTCTTTCTTCATCGATTTGGAATTTGTATCCTTAACCAATGAGTTTGATGATGCATTTGTCATGTCATCGAAACTATTTAATGAGAGAGGAATTCCTTCCTCTTCCTTCTGATCAATTTGACTTGAATTTTTATGTTCTTCCATTTGAATCTTCCCACATTGTGCTGATTTCAGTTCTATGGCTCCATTTGAATTCATCATTTTTCTAaatgaatttagatttttaagCGAACAGCTCAAATTTTCGCGAGTAAGTTTTTCTTTGTCGTTTTGGATGATGAGGCCACAACATGAACTTTTCACATGAACAGAACCAGGAGTTATAAAAGCAGCTTCTTCACCATCAATTGTTTTAAGAGAATTCTTACTACTGATGAAATTATCTTTGGTAATTTGTTTTGCAGGTTTCTTGTGTTCGAAGTCACGACTCGCCATCAACTTGGTTGAATTGATCATTCTGGAATTATAGGCTTGAGCTTTGTCAGATAGAATAGAAGATGCATTGGAGCTGCAGAACTTGATGCTTTGAGTACTGCAACCAAGCTGCAACACATTATAAACatcataattaaaatgattataaaGTGATAGGTCAAGTCATTCACATAAGAGTTTACTATACACGACTTTGAATCctgacataaataattttttactaaaCTTTACTTATTTCCTGGACAATCTTCTTGGCTAAACTTTACTTATCTCTCGGCCTATCTCCGGATTACCAAGGCCCCCTTTCCCTGGGAATCCAAAGGGTTAAGACAAAAATATGAGTTTACTATACAAACATACATAAAAAAGATAAGTATTTTCTACTAGTGACAATGTAATTCCATGCAACTTAATACCTATCAAACTTAAAACTCCGACCAAAAGTATACTAATTTCGGGTCTTGTTTgaataaataacttaattaagTGCTTATAGCATAAACACCTATCATATAAGTACTTATGTATACGGTACTTCTGTAACAAAAGATAACATAAAGTCAGTCAAACTctttttatataagctataagTTGTTTACGAGAAATTATGGACATATCATAAACTGTTTCCATTTACTATCTCAAACAGTCTCGCAAGTGCCTACTCtagtagataaactcaaataatcAAATACAAACAAACTCACATTAGCTTATCAAATGGAAAATGTTGGAAAAACAAAGTGAGTTGAATTCTATCTATGAAAATAAGTGAAAGAAGAGTCTCATAAAAaggtaaaatttaaaaaactctTACATGGGTTGATGTTGTGGAAAGTGTGCAATTTCTTAGAGGGAGAGAAAACAAGGATCCTCCTGATCCATGTCCTGATGAAGGGATGCTGAATTGTTCATAGAGAGCCATTTTATTCCTTGGAGGTGCTTTTGGACCTCCTTTCTCAGCATCTTTAACATGCAACCTTGGAAACATTGGACTTATCTCTTTTCCTTCATCAATTGCTCCCTTCATATTAATTACTCCCTTTTCCACACTCTATCCACTCACAAAAAACTTGTTATCTTTTGCAAACATAGTTTCCATTCCTTTCACAAAAAATTGCCAATACTTCAAATCTTCATGAGAGAAACAAGTTTCTAATTAGCCATGAATGAAttcctttaaaaataaatcaattaatattcaagaagcaattcatgaggcaacACATATTCAACATTAACCAGCTTCCAAGAAACAAAATTTGTGATTGTACATTATCAACAAGGAGGAGGAACACATGTAAAATGAGAAAGATTCAAAGACAGCCCATTGGTCAAAAATCAATCTTTTTAGCtgaaaattaactaataatagCCAAACAAGAAGAAAGTGTCATCACAAGAACCCAAATGAAATTAGTTAAAGAGAGCAATGATAGAATAGAAGGAGGCAAAACTCTAGGAATATTAATTagtacaaaaaagaaaaaaagaggaaTTAAAGTaagatattaaagaaaaaaagattgaGGATAGTATAGTAAGGGACCCACAGAAGCAAATAATGTGGAAAACTCAATCTTTGTATACAGAATATCTAGTATAAGCAAATAATGTGATGAATGAAGTGTTCAAATGAAAAGAGTATAAGATGGCATAAGATATGATTGGAGAAAAAATGCAGTGACCAAGTCTCACTTTGGCGAAGGACAAGGCAATGGCAATGGCAAAGGGTAAGTGATTTCATCGTTACCACACGTTTGAATCCTTTCACCAAATATCCGTTAAAAATCATGTCTTTTTCTTTTAgcattttttaatgtttttgtttcttttttttcaatataaaaaggAAGGGTCACTACTCGCTTCTAGTCCTACGTGTTTGTCACGTTCCAATTGTGTGACTGTTGCATGCTGTGTTTTGTTACAATTGCTAGTTTCTTTGCGTGGATATTTTTATCACACTCATTCTTCTAagatataattttctttctttttttactaaCACGTGATTAATTAGGCTTAAATTTGTTATAGTTTTAATGGCAGGAGAGAAGGGGATTTTTATATGAACCACGTGggtttttttaaagtaatatttaagtaaattatattaattaaatttttaaattatttaattgtattaGGTTAGtgctttaagttttttttaacatattgaatatttaagtattaaaatatatacatcGATATTGATTTGtgaatttgaaattaacaataatactaaagttaaaaataataaaataaaaattcttagAGATATAGTgttgtaatttaaatataaatagttaattcgtctatttatataaaataaactaaatattgaatatataaaagtaGTGACTCATATACATAATGTTTTAAGGTTTTTGATAGAGATGTAGTAGTGTCAAAGTCTTTTATGGATTCTGAACGTTTATCTCATTGTTGCTCTcgcattttcaaattgaatatTTCAAACATTTCAAGTTTGTCATATTTATAGACTTTGTCACAAGATATTTTATCGttttttactattaatttaaatattgtgAGTTTATTCgcatatttattcttttattttatcaactttAAATTGTATTGTTATCGATCGatgttatttttatcaatttaaatgaacgaatatatttttgtaataaacaAAGTTTATTATAGACAAAGCAAAAGATATATGAATTCATATTAAAACTACCTACCATTTTGTATCAACAATTtgctaaaaaaatatgtaatatatCCCTGAATTGGTATTGAGATATATTATATCACTCGTCGTGAGGAGATCACACATCTTCAAGTGGCAAGTAGTTTAAAGAATCTTGTTGACACAATTACATAAAATTGCAATATAATTGGAGCAAAGTCAATCTTAATTTATCGCATTCGTGAGCTAATGAACCTACCTGGATTGGCATGGCAGGAAGGAAATCGATCAACGGATTGAGTAgcaaattttagtttttcattAAATTCTTTTGACTTGTGTACTATGTAGTCCCCCCCTAGAGACCTCAATAGACTCTTTCTTGATGACATTTCAAGCTGATACATACCTCATAATATTCATTTGGTTTTGTAATTTCTCGCAGGCTTTATCCTTTTTatataaaaccaaaaaaaaatattcgcCCGTTACTACTCAAAAGCCAACCCATatgttatcattaaaaaaaaaaagctcatATACATTgtttcacaataaaaaaaaatcaaatccactttgttagagatgaaaattgGTCAGACCGATTGACAGTGATCTACGGTCTAACCTATGTCAGATTAAGTCatacttttcttttaaataaacaaaaccaaatcttcttaaaacaaatttatttagttaaaaatgtcATATTACATGTTACATAATAGGTTTTTAGACCTATTAGGtggtctatttaaataaatataaattttcttttttactagTATAATccttatattaattttttatctttttgttagatattaaacttttagtaatttacacatattaatcttctttagttttttttaacatatttgaatgtattattataaatagaATTGAAGTAAGATGtttataaatacatatttttcaaaatgtcatattaaatatcaaaatagaagtTAGTtttattgacatattaacttgttaatctatttaaagatatgttttattacttattaaaaaatattaaaataaaatagacttaT contains:
- the LOC101495393 gene encoding protein HEADING DATE 3B, producing MKGAIDEGKEISPMFPRLHVKDAEKGGPKAPPRNKMALYEQFSIPSSGHGSGGSLFSLPLRNCTLSTTSTHLGCSTQSIKFCSSNASSILSDKAQAYNSRMINSTKLMASRDFEHKKPAKQITKDNFISSKNSLKTIDGEEAAFITPGSVHVKSSCCGLIIQNDKEKLTRENLSCSLKNLNSFRKMMNSNGAIELKSAQCGKIQMEEHKNSSQIDQKEEEGIPLSLNSFDDMTNASSNSLVKDTNSKSMKKEHRSMKEETKNISIDSLKTLKGSNGNRHEDHAGFVEKIKLKDHCMEKPAKSDVERILGELEIGRRSFFGGKRERSKDEETDRNYDALNKPRSAYRFGMDISPDDVVGLIGDKQFWNTRKTIINQQRIFLMQVFELHRLIKVQRLIAGSPHLLFEDKSPIITSSPKKLDDKSEKAATSDDIKNNVVGNIHLPSVNNITKEHNHLPNYVNHHLGNLALASNDIKNSNSKQSPNIVYPPPPANQWLVPVMSPSEGLVYKPIIGPCPPNSSLVAPLFGACSSLSLNPGNKDVLDQSLGTNCHQKVGIFSSSSLPQLLPTSFMHRSISASAIEQMEQSNYGTKNHQSNAEFMYQTPSSNMSTQISQVMSRNISNYQSYEDNKELQISRASSPSKRMKGVDELPLFPVAPTLWPSSDRDTRVENQSRVIKALPHNAKSASESAARIFKSIQEERKLL